Proteins from a single region of Campylobacter sputorum:
- a CDS encoding class II 3-deoxy-7-phosphoheptulonate synthase, with amino-acid sequence MSWTMNSWRNFRALQQPQYDNIDELKAVEKKLNSLPPLIFAGEVRNLKENLKYVNNGNAFLLQGGDCAESFLNFSAVNIRDMFKVILQMAIVLTYSGGKPVVKIGRVAGQFAKPRSSDFEEQNGIKLPSYRGDIINGFDFDEISRIPNPNRMIDAYNQSAATLNLLRAFSRGGLADLHEIQKWNVGFIAKTDLDKKYHDLCENLSQTLKFMEACGINSKNTQAINETILYTSHEALLLPYEEALTRVDSLTGEIYDCSAHMLWIGERTRGIDDAHVHFLSGVKNPIGVKIGPDGSSDDILKLSDILNPQNEAGKFNIIIRMGSDKINDRLPKIFKNIAKEKRNIIFSIDPMHGNTVKTTNNYKTREFDKILSEVKSFFEIAKSEGINPGGIHLEMTGQDVTECTGGIFKLTQDELASRYETQCDPRLNANQALELAFLIADELKS; translated from the coding sequence ATGAGTTGGACAATGAATAGTTGGAGAAATTTTAGGGCACTTCAACAACCACAATATGACAATATAGATGAATTAAAAGCTGTTGAAAAAAAGCTAAATTCCCTTCCTCCTTTAATATTTGCAGGTGAGGTTAGAAATTTAAAAGAAAATTTAAAATATGTAAATAATGGAAATGCTTTCTTGCTTCAAGGTGGTGATTGTGCTGAGAGTTTTTTAAATTTTAGTGCGGTAAATATCAGAGATATGTTTAAAGTTATTTTGCAAATGGCTATAGTTCTTACTTATAGCGGTGGTAAACCAGTTGTTAAGATAGGTAGAGTTGCTGGGCAATTTGCAAAACCAAGAAGTAGCGATTTTGAAGAACAAAACGGCATAAAACTCCCAAGCTATAGAGGAGATATCATAAATGGTTTTGATTTTGATGAAATTTCAAGAATTCCTAATCCAAACAGAATGATAGATGCGTATAATCAAAGTGCGGCAACTTTGAACTTACTTAGAGCATTTTCACGCGGTGGTTTAGCAGATTTGCACGAGATACAAAAGTGGAATGTCGGTTTTATAGCTAAAACTGATCTTGATAAAAAATATCATGATTTATGTGAAAATTTATCTCAAACTCTTAAGTTTATGGAAGCTTGTGGAATAAATTCAAAAAATACCCAAGCAATAAATGAAACTATACTATATACATCCCATGAGGCACTTTTGCTTCCTTACGAAGAAGCACTTACTAGAGTTGATAGTTTAACTGGCGAAATTTATGACTGCTCTGCTCATATGCTTTGGATAGGAGAAAGAACTCGTGGGATAGATGATGCGCATGTTCATTTTTTAAGCGGTGTTAAAAATCCAATTGGTGTAAAAATAGGACCTGATGGAAGTAGTGATGATATTTTAAAACTCAGTGATATTTTAAATCCCCAAAATGAAGCTGGTAAATTTAATATTATCATTAGAATGGGTTCTGATAAGATAAATGATAGACTTCCAAAGATATTTAAAAATATCGCTAAAGAGAAAAGAAATATAATTTTTAGCATTGATCCAATGCATGGAAACACTGTAAAAACAACAAATAATTATAAAACTAGGGAATTTGATAAAATTTTAAGCGAAGTAAAATCATTTTTTGAAATTGCAAAAAGTGAAGGTATAAATCCAGGAGGAATTCATTTAGAAATGACAGGACAGGATGTTACAGAATGCACGGGCGGTATATTTAAGCTAACGCAAGATGAGTTAGCTAGTAGATACGAAACCCAGTGCGATCCAAGATTGAATGCAAATCAAGCTTTAGAGCTTGCATTTTTGATAGCAGATGAGCTAAAATCATAA
- a CDS encoding metallophosphoesterase family protein produces the protein MLILHASDIHCDKFLMEKILDLKYDALCISGDLLDEPCRISIDLQIKTFKKFFKKLSKPILICSGNHDLDAKWIKDIKKVHCDDIKDVKKLKFGCVPFGCEDFSKFKKCDVLVTHVPPFGSLCSFDTHNSKDLGDKFLTNALGDGVIKPKFILCGHIHYPKERYEKFLGVEILNSSCNVYDINI, from the coding sequence ATGTTAATCTTGCATGCAAGTGATATCCATTGTGATAAATTTCTTATGGAAAAAATTCTTGATTTAAAATACGATGCTTTGTGTATAAGCGGAGATTTACTTGATGAGCCTTGTAGAATATCTATAGATCTACAAATAAAAACTTTTAAAAAGTTTTTCAAAAAACTAAGCAAGCCTATTTTGATATGTAGTGGAAATCATGATTTAGATGCAAAATGGATAAAAGACATAAAAAAAGTTCATTGTGACGATATCAAGGATGTTAAAAAACTGAAATTTGGCTGTGTTCCTTTTGGTTGTGAAGATTTTTCTAAATTTAAAAAATGCGATGTTTTAGTAACACATGTGCCTCCATTTGGTTCTTTATGTTCATTTGATACTCATAATTCAAAAGATTTAGGAGATAAATTTTTAACAAACGCATTGGGAGATGGAGTAATAAAACCTAAATTTATACTTTGCGGACATATTCATTATCCAAAAGAGAGATATGAAAAATTTCTTGGTGTGGAAATTTTAAATTCATCGTGTAATGTTTATGATATAAACATATAG
- a CDS encoding cytochrome C has protein sequence MLVSSLFAKDTVYSNKVKSVYLSPNDTKVAGRLLPTNAINILEDSEKLVKFEIKGFANSSSPNIIYHSDGVRILALAFSKTSKPDIKIIKTGKDGAWNEVKVVAYTTKGDFEKDLKPMFEKASSLYKSNCSMCHALHDINQYNANQWPSLFRSMVNRTPIQKDDHWLVIEYLQKHTTNK, from the coding sequence ATGTTAGTTAGTAGCTTATTTGCTAAAGATACTGTGTATTCAAACAAAGTAAAGTCAGTGTATCTTTCGCCAAATGATACAAAAGTTGCAGGAAGGCTTCTTCCAACAAATGCAATTAATATCTTAGAAGACAGCGAAAAGTTAGTTAAATTTGAGATTAAAGGTTTCGCAAATTCATCTAGTCCAAATATAATTTATCATAGCGATGGAGTTAGAATTTTAGCTCTTGCTTTTTCTAAAACATCAAAACCTGATATTAAAATCATAAAAACAGGCAAAGATGGTGCGTGGAATGAAGTAAAAGTTGTTGCTTATACAACAAAAGGGGATTTTGAAAAAGATTTAAAACCTATGTTTGAAAAAGCATCTAGCCTTTATAAAAGTAACTGCTCTATGTGTCATGCTCTTCATGATATAAATCAATATAATGCAAATCAATGGCCATCTCTATTTAGATCTATGGTAAATAGAACCCCTATACAAAAAGATGATCACTGGCTTGTGATTGAGTATTTGCAAAAACATACGACCAATAAATAA